A genome region from Chengkuizengella sp. SCS-71B includes the following:
- a CDS encoding aminotransferase class I/II-fold pyridoxal phosphate-dependent enzyme, with amino-acid sequence MKISGSSRLNNLGSSIFTELSEWKEQVIESGVDIIDLGIGSPDLPPSAKVIRKLHEAIDNPNHYGYPMSEGNLDFRQAVSKWYGYRFNVELKAHSEVLTLMGSQDGLAHLAMAICNPGDIVLVPDPGYPIYSASLELAVVKPYLVPLREENDFLPELEKIPDSILKQAKLMILNYPSNPLAAVADLGFFEKWVNWAKKHEILAVHDLAYSEMAFDGFKPPSILEVKGAKEIAVEFHSMSKAFNMAGCRIGYLVGHTDVVSALRMIKSNIDYGVFIPIQKAAITALEEDMNNNQSVALVYEKRRNRMIEGLVDIGWHIKRPKASMFIWAKIPEGWTSRQFSNELLFSEGVVVIPGDAFGSQGEGYVRIALVHDEKVLLEAVERMGRFFEKRKLF; translated from the coding sequence ATGAAAATATCAGGATCCAGCCGATTAAATAATTTAGGTTCATCCATTTTTACAGAACTTTCAGAATGGAAAGAACAAGTTATTGAATCAGGGGTAGATATCATTGATTTAGGAATTGGAAGTCCTGATCTCCCCCCTTCTGCTAAAGTGATTCGGAAACTGCATGAAGCTATCGATAATCCAAATCATTATGGGTACCCCATGTCAGAAGGGAATTTAGACTTTCGGCAAGCAGTATCGAAGTGGTACGGCTATCGATTTAATGTAGAGCTGAAAGCACATTCAGAAGTACTTACATTAATGGGGTCTCAGGATGGTTTGGCTCATTTGGCAATGGCAATTTGTAATCCTGGTGATATCGTTTTAGTCCCAGATCCAGGATATCCAATATACAGTGCTAGTTTAGAACTTGCAGTGGTCAAACCTTATTTGGTTCCTCTTCGAGAAGAAAATGATTTTTTACCTGAGCTAGAGAAAATACCAGATTCTATTTTAAAACAAGCTAAGTTAATGATATTAAACTATCCTAGTAATCCTTTAGCTGCAGTAGCGGATTTAGGTTTTTTTGAAAAATGGGTGAATTGGGCAAAAAAGCATGAAATACTCGCAGTCCATGATTTAGCTTATTCAGAAATGGCTTTTGATGGATTTAAACCACCAAGTATACTTGAAGTCAAAGGCGCAAAAGAAATTGCTGTTGAATTTCATTCTATGTCTAAAGCATTTAATATGGCTGGCTGTCGAATTGGTTATTTAGTAGGTCATACTGATGTTGTAAGCGCATTAAGGATGATAAAATCAAATATTGATTACGGAGTGTTTATACCTATTCAAAAAGCCGCTATTACAGCATTAGAAGAAGATATGAATAATAATCAGTCAGTTGCTCTTGTTTATGAAAAACGTAGAAATCGAATGATCGAAGGTCTTGTCGACATCGGCTGGCACATCAAAAGACCAAAAGCGTCTATGTTTATATGGGCTAAAATTCCGGAGGGTTGGACTTCTCGACAATTTTCCAATGAATTATTATTCTCTGAAGGAGTGGTAGTTATCCCAGGAGATGCTTTCGGAAGCCAAGGGGAGGGTTACGTTAGAATAGCTTTAGTGCATGACGAAAAAGTATTACTGGAAGCGGTTGAGAGAATGGGTAGGTTTTTTGAAAAAAGAAAGTTATTCTAA
- a CDS encoding arsenate reductase family protein, which produces MSLTVYEYSRCGTCRKAIKWFNEKNIDVNLIPIVEEPPSASEISELIQKSGLDIKKFFNTSGLVYKEMKLKDKLPTMSVEEKIKLLASNGKLLKRPIVTDGDKVTVGFKEETFNEVWSK; this is translated from the coding sequence ATGTCTTTAACAGTCTACGAATATTCAAGATGTGGCACTTGTCGAAAAGCAATTAAATGGTTTAATGAAAAAAATATAGATGTGAATTTAATACCAATTGTGGAGGAACCTCCTTCAGCATCAGAAATTTCTGAACTTATCCAAAAAAGTGGTTTAGATATTAAAAAATTTTTTAATACTTCAGGTCTAGTGTACAAAGAGATGAAACTAAAAGATAAACTTCCGACTATGTCAGTAGAAGAAAAAATTAAATTGCTTGCTTCTAATGGAAAACTACTAAAAAGGCCTATTGTTACAGATGGAGATAAAGTAACCGTTGGATTTAAAGAAGAAACATTTAATGAGGTGTGGAGTAAGTAA
- a CDS encoding site-2 protease family protein encodes MEIQNQNGSNKGNKRNPMWLLGAIGVFLLGAGKNILLVLKSVKFAGPLISMFISIGAYALIFPLEFAIGLVIMLLIHELGHVVAAKQKGLPVSAPLFIPFLGALIAMKRNPRDAVTEAYIAIGGPILGTAGAFVVFLLGSNMNGEWGQLLLVIAYVGFLLNLVNLLPIHPLDGGRIATAVTRWLWLAGLIGGLAVIIFFLQSPLFFIIWALFAWELFQKYVKRKGKGRSAEVGAKIEVPVELLLDKGFIIPVGTERLDHLLSIIQQEIAFRTFSTLDGQQKVSVIWSEIGLNQSIDLPSQGIIKNVEVSQIENIQKESGRIVRIHCLIEFEQYEPDDYFSVPLATRWRFGLAYGVLAIFLGYMLYLTSLQGGQF; translated from the coding sequence TTGGAGATTCAAAATCAGAATGGAAGCAATAAAGGAAACAAACGAAATCCAATGTGGTTGTTGGGTGCAATTGGAGTTTTTCTACTAGGTGCAGGGAAAAATATCCTGTTAGTTTTAAAATCAGTGAAATTTGCAGGTCCTTTAATTTCAATGTTTATTTCTATAGGTGCCTATGCGCTTATTTTTCCACTTGAATTTGCAATTGGACTTGTAATCATGTTATTGATTCATGAGTTAGGTCATGTCGTAGCAGCTAAACAAAAGGGATTACCAGTATCCGCACCTTTATTCATACCATTTTTAGGAGCATTAATTGCAATGAAAAGAAATCCAAGAGATGCAGTAACAGAAGCTTATATTGCAATCGGAGGACCTATTTTAGGGACAGCAGGAGCTTTTGTAGTGTTTTTATTAGGATCTAATATGAATGGGGAATGGGGACAACTGTTATTAGTCATAGCTTACGTAGGATTTTTATTAAACTTAGTGAACCTATTGCCAATTCATCCTTTGGATGGTGGAAGGATTGCTACAGCGGTAACTAGATGGTTATGGTTAGCTGGATTAATCGGTGGTTTAGCTGTTATTATCTTCTTTTTACAAAGTCCTTTATTCTTTATCATATGGGCTTTATTTGCTTGGGAGTTATTTCAAAAGTATGTGAAAAGAAAAGGGAAAGGCAGAAGTGCAGAGGTTGGTGCTAAAATTGAAGTTCCAGTAGAACTTTTATTAGATAAAGGCTTTATCATTCCAGTTGGTACTGAACGGTTAGATCACTTATTATCCATCATCCAACAAGAGATTGCCTTTCGTACATTCTCTACACTAGATGGGCAACAAAAAGTTTCGGTAATATGGAGTGAGATCGGATTAAATCAGTCTATAGATCTACCTTCCCAAGGGATCATTAAAAATGTAGAAGTGAGCCAAATTGAAAATATACAAAAGGAATCGGGCAGGATTGTAAGGATCCATTGTTTGATCGAATTTGAACAATATGAACCTGATGATTATTTTAGTGTACCTTTAGCTACTAGATGGAGATTTGGTTTAGCTTATGGAGTTCTAGCCATATTTTTAGGTTATATGCTGTATTTGACATCATTACAAGGTGGGCAATTCTAA